CCGCGGCGATCGCGTCGCGCAGCGCGGCGCCGCCCTTGCCACCGGTCTTCTTCAGCCCTTCGATCGCCACCTGCGTGGCGGTGTAGCTGGACGCGGCCACCATGTCCGCGCCCACGCCGGTGGCCTTGCGGTAGTCGGTCAGGAAGGTCTGCGTCACGGGCGAGTCGGAGTCACGGTCCAGCGAGGTGGTCACCAGCGTGCCTTCGGACGCGGGGCCGGCGATCTCGATGAACTTCTCCGAGTCGTAGCCCTCCTGGCCGATGATGGGCACGGTGATGCCGGCGGCGCGCAGCTGACTGACCAGCGGGCCGGCATTGAAGTAGTAGCCCGAGGCGTAGATGACCTCGGGATTGTCCGCCTTGACCTTGCTCACCAGCGGGCCGAACTGGCGGTCGGCCATGCCGTATTCGTACTCGTTGATCACGTTCAGGCCGAGCTTCTTGGCACCGTCCTTGAAGCCCGCGGCCAGCGACTGGCCGAAGTCGTTCTTCACGGTGATCAAGGCCACGTTCTTCTTGCCCAGCTCCTGCACCAGCTTGGCGCCGCCGCGGCCCTGCACCTCGCCCATGGCGGAGACGCGGAACATGTAGTCGCCCGCCAGCGTCACGTCCGGGTGGATGGAGTAGGCGACGACGTAGGGTACCTGCGCCTTCTGGAAGATGGACGCGGCCGCACGCGTGGAGCCCGAGTAGGAGCCGGAAACGCCCACCACCACCTTGTCCTTCTCGATCATCTTGGTCACCGCCGGCACGGCCTCCTTGGCCGAAGCCTGGTCGTCATAGACCACGAGTTCGAGCTTCTGGCCGGCCACGCCGCCGCCGGCGTTGGCCTCGGCCACCGCGAGCTTCGCGCCTTCGAGCGCCGACTTGCCGTCGGCCGCGGCAAAGCCGGTGGACGGCACGTTGAAGCCGATCTTGATGTCGGCCCAGGCCGCGCCCGCGGGCAGGGCAAAGGCCAGCGCTGCAACCAGCAGCTTGGGAGCAAAGGGGGACAGGGACTTCATGAGCTTCTCCTTGGGGATGGACCTCTGGACGCGGGGCGCCGACTCGTTGTTTAATGCCTATACAAGGACCGCGTTTTCAACGCATGTTGTATATACATCTCGCGAAAAACGAATTTAGATGCCAAACTGGTCGCTGTCAACACCGGCCGCGCCAAATTACGGGTTTACCCTGATGAATTTTCCGACCACCTCGCCCGACGCCGCTCCTCGTCCCAAGCGGGCCCCGGCCTTCCAGGTGATCAAGGAGCACGTGCTGCGCCAGATCCACGAAGGCCGCTGGCGCGAGGGCGACGCCATCCCGGGCGAAGAGGCGCTGGCGCGCGAATTCGGTGTCTCGCGCATGACCGTGAACCGCGCGCTGCGCGAGCTCAGCAGCGAGCAGGTGCTCGAGCGCGTGCAGGGTTCGGGCACCTTCGTGGCGCAGCAGAAGTTCCTCGCCACGCTGGTGGAGCTGCGCAACATCGCCGACGAGATCGCCGCGCGCGGGCACCGGCATTCCAGCGAACTGCAGCTGCTGGAGCGCACCCGCGCCAGCGACGCGCTGGCGCACCGGCTGGGCCTGGCGGCGCGCGCCCCGGTGTTCCATTCGGTCATCGTGCATTTCGAAAACGGCCTGCCGCTGCAGGTGGAAGACCGCTGGGTCAACCCCCGGGTCGCGCCCGATTACCTGGCCCAGGACTTCACGCGCGGCACGCCCAATGCCTACCTGATGAAGGTGGCGCCACTGCAAGGCGTGGACTTCGAGATCGAGGCCGACACCCCCACCGAGGCGGTGCGCCAGCTGCTGCGCATGCAGGCCCGCGAGTTCTGCCTGGTCCTGCGCCGCACCACCTATTCCATGGGCCAGGTGGCGTCGGTAGCGGCCATGTGGCACCCTGCCAAGCGTTACCGCTTCACCGGCCATATCTGAGCCGGGCCGGGCGGCGCGGCGCTACCATCGCAGAGAAAGGAGCACCATGACACCGCAAAACCCCTGGCAGGGCCGCGACGACTCGGGCGAGTCGGGCGACACCCGCCGCCTGCACCAGATCGTGCGCCGCGATGAGGACTACGGCCCGGACGATGCGGTGCTGGCCGGTTTTGCGAGCGACGCGGGCGTGGCGCGCAACCAGGGTCGCGCGGGCGCCCGCGAGGCGCCGCTGGTGGCGCGTCGGGCGCTTGCCAACCTGCCCGCGCATGCGCTGCATGCGTTCTGGGACGCGGGCGACGTGCTCTGCGAGGGCGACGCACTGGAAGCCGCGCAGAGCGCGCAGGCGCAGCGCGTGGAGCAGATCCTGGGCTGCGGCGCACGCCTCGTGGTGCTCGGCGGCGGCCACGAGACCGCCTGGGCCGACTACCAGGG
This portion of the Comamonas flocculans genome encodes:
- the hutC gene encoding histidine utilization repressor is translated as MNFPTTSPDAAPRPKRAPAFQVIKEHVLRQIHEGRWREGDAIPGEEALAREFGVSRMTVNRALRELSSEQVLERVQGSGTFVAQQKFLATLVELRNIADEIAARGHRHSSELQLLERTRASDALAHRLGLAARAPVFHSVIVHFENGLPLQVEDRWVNPRVAPDYLAQDFTRGTPNAYLMKVAPLQGVDFEIEADTPTEAVRQLLRMQAREFCLVLRRTTYSMGQVASVAAMWHPAKRYRFTGHI
- a CDS encoding ABC transporter substrate-binding protein, whose protein sequence is MKSLSPFAPKLLVAALAFALPAGAAWADIKIGFNVPSTGFAAADGKSALEGAKLAVAEANAGGGVAGQKLELVVYDDQASAKEAVPAVTKMIEKDKVVVGVSGSYSGSTRAAASIFQKAQVPYVVAYSIHPDVTLAGDYMFRVSAMGEVQGRGGAKLVQELGKKNVALITVKNDFGQSLAAGFKDGAKKLGLNVINEYEYGMADRQFGPLVSKVKADNPEVIYASGYYFNAGPLVSQLRAAGITVPIIGQEGYDSEKFIEIAGPASEGTLVTTSLDRDSDSPVTQTFLTDYRKATGVGADMVAASSYTATQVAIEGLKKTGGKGGAALRDAIAAGSYDTPIGKLSFNDLHEVQKDLQVQIVKDKAFHRHSVIHDPVLLAPPTKAK